A region of the Bacillus sp. NP247 genome:
TCACCTTGTTGAATTCTTGCAACATTTGCAAGTAAATTATAGCTTGTAAAAGATACGATAGGACAAGCGGCGGCGGTTTGAAAGTCGACTTCATCAGGTAAAACGAAAGTAAGATTTTCGTTCGCAACAACATAATCAGCGTAAGAGCCATTTTGAGGAAAAGCAATGACACGCTGGCCAGGATAAATGTTTTTTACATGAGAACCTACGTGTTCTACAATACCAGCTGCATCTATCCCTGGAATAAAAGGTAAGACTTTGTTTCCTTTTTTGCCATAACGTGATTTAATATCGGCGAAATTAACACTAGTAGCAACAACGCGAATTAAAACTTGATTATCTGAAATTGTAGGAATATCCATGTCTGTATATTTCAACACTTCAGGACCACCGAATGAAGTTACAACGATAGCTTTCATATACATCCTCCTAAATTTGACTATATATATTATTTTAAATCTTCATTAGGAATTGGAAAATTATATAATTGTTATGCAAGGCTATAAGTGAAGCTTATGAACTCATTGGATCATTATATTAATGTATATAAAAAAAATTGAAAAAATCGAACGAAATATCAATTACTTGCCAATATATAGTGTATGACAAGGGAGGGAAGGTACATGAAGGATGAAACGGTGTATACAGATTTAATCCAATTAACTTTATCAGGCAATAAAGAAGCATATAGCGAATTGTATGATAAAACGATTCAAGAAGTATATAAGACAGCACATTTTTTAATAGAAGATAAAACGGATGTAGATGATATCGTTCAGGAAATATACATACAGCTATATGAATCGCTTCGTAAATATGATAGCGAGAAGCCATTTCGTCCTTGGCTAATTGGACTTGCAATTAAACAAATTCATTCTTATAGAAGAAAGAGATGGATGCGACTGCGAATTGTAAAAAAAGCAGAAGAGCAAAGAAAACCAGTACAAATGGATTTTTCTAGCGATGTTGTAAGTAAACTATCAAATCAAAAACTAATCGAACTCATTCATAAATTGCCGTATAAATTGAAGCAAGTTATTATTTTGAGGTACTTACACGATTACTCACAAGAGGAAGTAGCACAAATATTACATATTCCAATCGGTACTGTGAAATCTAGAATCCATGCCGCATTAAAGAAACTACGTCAAAAAGAGCAAATAGAAGAAATCTTTTTAGGAGAGGTAGGGAATGTGAAATGAGTTTAGATTGTAGAGTTAGAGAATCTATACAAGAAGAAGCGAAGGGGATTGTTGCCCCGCCGGAGTTAAAAGAAAAAGTAATCGTTCAAATAAAAATGAAGAGCGGGGGGAGTAAAAAGAAGAAGCGCCTCATCGCAGGAGTGCTTGCAGCCGCATTTTTAATTCCGACAACTGGTTTTGCTTATCAATCTATTATGGCAGATGGTATATACGGGTCGTTTGAAAATTTAAAGAAGCATGCCGGAGCTATAACATTAGAAGGATACATGCGTTTTAATGCAAAGTTATCACAAGCGAAAGACGAAATGGGTGCAAAGGAATATGAAGAGTTTTCAAAAGAACTAAAGAAATTAACAAATGCAAAGCTTGAGTATGGGGATTCGAACGGTAATATTGATTATGATCAATTATCACCAGCTAAAAAAGAGGAATTGAAAAAGGTAGAAATGGAGCTTCAGCCGTATTTTGATAAATTAAATGGTCATAAATCTAGTAAAGAAGTATTAACTCCTGAAGAGTATGAACAATATATGGAAGCATTAATGGCGTATCAAACCATATTAGTAAAAACGAAATCGAGTGGCGGAATAACAGCAGACAAAGTACCTGAGGCGTACAAAGAAAAATTTATTGAAGCAGAACAGTTTATGGAGTATGTAGATGAAAAGGTGAGATAAGTAAAAAGCTCATAGCTTTAGCTTTGAGCTTTCCTTATTGAAATGTAAATATATTAACCACCTATTCCTTTTGCTAGCAATAAGAAATATACAAATACTAGTATTACCCCATTTAATGCCGTACCAACTATTTTAAATAGCCAATTCTTTGATGAAATCGCAAAAATAATACCGAGTAATGAAAGTGTACTTAGAATCACAATAATTAATGTTAAATTCGCATTAGGTCCTCTTAAAATAAAGAAAGAGCATATACTTGCGATAAACGTTAGAAACGAGAAAGTCCCTAATTTCATAATAAGTCCTCCTTGTTTGAAATGTATTTTGATTTAGTTCACGACTTTCTTTAATTTAACATAAATTTCCTACTATATATTAAATATATGAATAATAAAAAAACGAGTATAAAATCTACGGGATTTCATACTCGTTTTGCTATTGTTTAAATTTCCTTACGGCATATATAGCGACCTTTACAAGTAATATCGCAATTATAAATAAGCCGCCGTAACTAACGATACTTAAAAATTGGTCATCAGTTATATTTTTTCATATTCGCATTGTCCTTTTGGATAAAACAATCTAAAAGTGAGTAACCAGCTATTAAGCTAATAATGGTAACGAAAGTTGTATTTACAAGAATAATATTAGTTAAATAGGGTAGGTATTTGCCAACTGGTGAAAAGAGTAGAGCTGGAGAAAAGGAAATTAATATTGTAGGGACTGTAATAGCGATAAACTTATCCGGCTGAAAGCCCCAGTTGTGTTTACTTGTTTCGTGATTAATGGATTGAAGGAATCGTAATAAAATGCCGACCAAAAGAGGGAAGAGTGAATAGTAGAATAACCTTGGATAAAAGTTAAAGTTCACTTGCGCATCTGTTTCTAAATAAAATTGAATTTTCACTCCTACAAATAATAATAAGATGATAAATAATGTAAAGCAGAGGTAAAGTATCACTTTTTGCATTCCATTCCACCATCCTTTACTAAAAATATATTCAAGGAACGAAGATATATACGAAAACTGCGTTGTATATATCTTCGTTTTCAATTAGTTAGTTGTGGATTTTGTTTGTTTCGTTAAGTAATCAATAATGCCCATTGCACTAATTTCTATATCTAGATGTAAAATGTTATAAACGGAATGATTTGATGGAACGTTTAACTTTGTAAGATGAGAAGAGATTTTATCCATTAATAAAGTTTGTAAAGCTTTAGTCGCTTCATCGAAATCATTATACTTTTCAAAGACCTCTTTACCAGTACCAACGAAAATAGGTAACCAATGTTCAAGTTGGTTATATACTTCTGTAACATTGGATGAAGCACCGTAATGACCGAAATAAATAGTATCTACATTCATACTTTGAATATGATTTTTAGAAGCAATCATCGCATCTGGCTGGAATTGTGAAGGAGACGTTGATGGTAGATATAGTTCTACATCAAGATCTGCGAGTTCTCTATAATAAATTCCTATTGTATCGCCAGTAAAAATGCCGTTTGTTAATGAATCATGAATGCTAATATGGTGCTTCGCATGTCCCGGTGTATCGTAAAATGTAAGTGTACGGTCTTCTGAAATTTTTAACGTATCACCATGTTGTACAATACGAACACGTTCTTCTTCAATTGGAAGAATGGGATCAAAAAGTTTATCAAAATCTTCTTTGTACACAGCTTTTGCACCTAAAATGAGTTTTGTTGGATCAATCATATGACGAGCACCGCGAGAATGCACAAATAAAGTAGCATTTGGGCATTTTTCCATCATTAGCCCAGCTGCGCCTGCATGATCTAAATGAACATGTGTAACAATGATGTTTTTTACATCTTTTAAATCAATATGTAATTGTTGTAAGCCATCTAAAATGTAAGGAAGAGAAGGGGCTGCACAAGTTTCAATTAAAGTAATTTCGTCACCTAATAAAACGTACGTACCTGTTCGTTCAATATGTTGTAAGTCGTAATCGTCAATAAGATATAGGTGAGAAGATAATTGTTCTACTTTTTTCATCTTTACCACTCCTTATATACTTTTATGTTTTTCATTATACGCTAAAAATGCAAAAAGGCAGAAAACGAGAGCTCGTCTTCTGCCTTTTTGTAATACTATTATTTCGTTTGTTGTTTACTAATAGACATAATGAACAGTCCAACAATACCGCCAACTATTGGAAGCATGATCTCTCCTGCTAAATTAAAGTAGGAGCTTAAGAATAAACCATTTACATCGATTACCCAACCAGTAACATACAATAACATCATATATAGTACGAAATAAAACTCGCGATTTGAAATCGTTTCACGTTGTGCAGTTTTCATAATGAACACCATCCTTTTCTATTATAATAGAATATAAACTGTCACATTTTGTTCACAATTCAATTGTAAAACTTTCCATTATAAAAGTCTAGTAGTTTGTGTCGAATTTTCGAACGTAAATAAAGCGCTATCATTTTGGCGTATAAGTATGTAATAGAAGCTGTATATTCACGAATGTAGTATAGTATAAACATAGAATGATAGTGAAGAGAGGGGCAAGGACAATGGCAGTTTATGATTTTTCAGCTAAAACAATAACAGGAGAAGATAAATCGTTAAAAGATTACGAAGGAAAAGCACTTCTTATTGTAAATGTAGCTAGTAAATGTGGATTTACACCGCAGTATAAAGGATTACAAGAAGTATATGATAAATATAAAGGCCAAGGACTCGAAATACTCGGATTCCCTTGTAATCAATTTGGAGGACAAGAACCGGGAACGGAAGCTGATATTACTAGTTTTTGTGAATTAAACTATGGTGTAAACTTCCCGATGTTTGCAAAGGTTGATGTGAAAGGTGACAAGGCTCATCCTCTGTATACATACATGACAGAACAAGCACCAGGTTTACTCGGTATGAAAGCAGTAAAATGGAACTTTACTAAGTTTCTAATCGGAAAAGACGGGAAAGTAGTAGGGCGTTTTGCGCCGCAGACGAAGCCAGTGGATTTAGAGGTTGAGATTGAAAAGGTACTTGGGGAATAACTAGGAGTTAGCTATCTTTTATTATAGTTATTAAAAAACACCTCAAAGAACAAAGTTGCTCTTTGAGGTATTTTCTTTAACATTACATTTTCAAGATTAGATCACTGTATCAAAGCCATTTGATTTAGGCGGAGAAGCTGCTTTTTTCATAAGCACTTCCCATAAGTGTACGGATTTCTTCCATTCGGCTGCAGCCTGTTCCTGTTGATACATAGCGTTCTCATAACTGAAAGCAAGTTGTTGCATATCGGCCGAGTTGTAAAGTGTATCGATATGGAGAGCGTATTCTCGGAATGTTTGACTTTCACCCCGTGGTATGCCGATTCTCGCAAATTGTTTTAAAAGTGCACCGTAAGCTTTTAGATAAACAGCATCATCTTTTCGGTATTTATAGAAAAGAATAATAAAAAATGTAATCCATTTCATTCTAGTGGTGAAGAGAATGTATCCGAGGATACTAATTGGTATCGTAGAGAGGAATACGTACCACCAAGAAATCCTATTTTTAGAATTTGTAATCTTTTTAGTAGAGGCTTCTTCTGTATTTTCTATTAAACTTTTGAGCTTCGCTTCATTGTTTCGTTGGTGTATTTGTGCGTTTTGAGAATTAGTTTCTTCGCTATTTTGTAAAGTAGGAGCAGGAGTATTATTTGTAAAATTATAGGGATTGGTAAATCCTTTTGTTGGTTCGAATGGAATCCATCCGTATCCAGGAAAATATACTTCGACCCAAGAGTGTGCGTTATTGTTTTCGATTTTATAAACATTCTCACCTTCTGTACTAGCAAGTGTATTCTCAAGAGTTCCTTCTGTATAGCCTTTTACCCATCGAGCGGGAATCCCGGCAGAACGAAGTAACACGATCATAGACGTCGAAAAATTATTACAGTAGCCGCTTTTTGTATCGAAAAGGAATTGATCTACATAATCTTGGTTTTTGGCAGGAATCATCACATCCGTTGTTTCGTATACAAAAGAATGGTCTGTGAAGTGATTTTCAATAGCTAATACTTTATCATATCGGTTGTCTTTATCGTTTGTAAGATTAATAGCTAAGTCTCTTACTCGCTGCGGTAATGATTCCGGAAGTTGAGTGTACTTTGTCATGAAATAAGGATTTGATTCTTGAACTTCATTCGTTTTTGCAGCTTTCAAGTTTTCTATGGAAAACTCAGGGATCTCATATGTTACTTTATATGAATTTAAAGTAGTAGAAGAGTCTCCGTGCATCGTATAGATTTTTTCTGAAAATGGGTCAACGCTGTATGATACATCAGAAGAAGCCTCAACTGATACTAATCCTGCTGGATAGGTAAGATGAGGATAACTTTTTTGCATGGTGATTGTTGCTTCGGTTGTCTCCGTTTTTGTATTTTGTTCGTACCAACTCACGACGTCGTTTTTATTTTTAAAAGAAACCTTTTTCGGATTTTCAGAAACCTCCCAGCCTTTTCCTGTATAAAAATCTTTTGTTTCTACTCTCCAATATTGTTTGTTTTGCGTTTGTGCTGTAAAAACAATTGTATTATCCGCCTTAAAAGGACCACCTAATTGCGAGTCATCTAAACCATACCCAATTTTAGAAACTTCTTGTTCTTTACTCGCTTCGGATGTGTTGAATTTTAAAAAATTCATTGGGTTTGGCCATTGAGGGCCAAATTTTGGAGCGAAGTATGCGATGGTTGCTGACAATATAATAAATATTGTAAGAGGTCTAAGTAATTTTGAGATTACTCTAGCATAATTTTGTAAGTGCTCCATCTCTTTTATTCGTTCTATTCGAAGAAGACTAAGCATAAAAAAGCCGATGACAACAGTACGAATAATAGCGTAGTTTGCATTGTATAAATGTAAATTATGAAAAGTTGTGATATAAATAATAGTCAATACAAGAAATAACAACCCACATTTTTTATGAATCACCCAAAAAGAGATGAAAGAACTCAAAAACCAAAATGATAGAAAAAATAAAAGTGTTGGAAAAACTGGAGAAATATCTAGCAAATTCCCCTGGAATAACAGGGAGGAATTTCGAGAAATATCAGTAAAAAATTTCGTTAGCCAAGATGGATTTATAAAAGTATTTTTATAATACAAGGAATGAACAATGAATAAAATCGTGATGATCTTTATTGGAATCTGCCATCTGGTTTGAAAAAAAGAGAGAGTGAAGCAAATTCCTATAAATATTACAAAAATATCTAATCTACCTACGTTTGTAATACCTATAAGGGGTCTTATCCATTCTAGTAAAAGAAGAATTGCACATACATGCATGAAGAATCTGCTCATATCCCATCGGTACTTTGTTTGTAATGTTATCATTTGCTCACCTCAAAAAACACGTTTGCATACCGGTTTTCATAAACCGCGTTTACAAATATTTTTCGTTTTTGTAGAGTTTCTAGTATACTTATTTCTCGATGTGAGAGTTGATTCGCTTTTTCTTTCACGACAAACACCATTAATTTTCTATTTTT
Encoded here:
- a CDS encoding DUF3600 domain-containing protein, which produces MSLDCRVRESIQEEAKGIVAPPELKEKVIVQIKMKSGGSKKKKRLIAGVLAAAFLIPTTGFAYQSIMADGIYGSFENLKKHAGAITLEGYMRFNAKLSQAKDEMGAKEYEEFSKELKKLTNAKLEYGDSNGNIDYDQLSPAKKEELKKVEMELQPYFDKLNGHKSSKEVLTPEEYEQYMEALMAYQTILVKTKSSGGITADKVPEAYKEKFIEAEQFMEYVDEKVR
- the bsaA gene encoding glutathione peroxidase, producing the protein MAVYDFSAKTITGEDKSLKDYEGKALLIVNVASKCGFTPQYKGLQEVYDKYKGQGLEILGFPCNQFGGQEPGTEADITSFCELNYGVNFPMFAKVDVKGDKAHPLYTYMTEQAPGLLGMKAVKWNFTKFLIGKDGKVVGRFAPQTKPVDLEVEIEKVLGE
- a CDS encoding MBL fold metallo-hydrolase → MKKVEQLSSHLYLIDDYDLQHIERTGTYVLLGDEITLIETCAAPSLPYILDGLQQLHIDLKDVKNIIVTHVHLDHAGAAGLMMEKCPNATLFVHSRGARHMIDPTKLILGAKAVYKEDFDKLFDPILPIEEERVRIVQHGDTLKISEDRTLTFYDTPGHAKHHISIHDSLTNGIFTGDTIGIYYRELADLDVELYLPSTSPSQFQPDAMIASKNHIQSMNVDTIYFGHYGASSNVTEVYNQLEHWLPIFVGTGKEVFEKYNDFDEATKALQTLLMDKISSHLTKLNVPSNHSVYNILHLDIEISAMGIIDYLTKQTKSTTN
- a CDS encoding DUF3925 domain-containing protein, producing MKTAQRETISNREFYFVLYMMLLYVTGWVIDVNGLFLSSYFNLAGEIMLPIVGGIVGLFIMSISKQQTK
- a CDS encoding transglutaminaseTgpA domain-containing protein, coding for MITLQTKYRWDMSRFFMHVCAILLLLEWIRPLIGITNVGRLDIFVIFIGICFTLSFFQTRWQIPIKIITILFIVHSLYYKNTFINPSWLTKFFTDISRNSSLLFQGNLLDISPVFPTLLFFLSFWFLSSFISFWVIHKKCGLLFLVLTIIYITTFHNLHLYNANYAIIRTVVIGFFMLSLLRIERIKEMEHLQNYARVISKLLRPLTIFIILSATIAYFAPKFGPQWPNPMNFLKFNTSEASKEQEVSKIGYGLDDSQLGGPFKADNTIVFTAQTQNKQYWRVETKDFYTGKGWEVSENPKKVSFKNKNDVVSWYEQNTKTETTEATITMQKSYPHLTYPAGLVSVEASSDVSYSVDPFSEKIYTMHGDSSTTLNSYKVTYEIPEFSIENLKAAKTNEVQESNPYFMTKYTQLPESLPQRVRDLAINLTNDKDNRYDKVLAIENHFTDHSFVYETTDVMIPAKNQDYVDQFLFDTKSGYCNNFSTSMIVLLRSAGIPARWVKGYTEGTLENTLASTEGENVYKIENNNAHSWVEVYFPGYGWIPFEPTKGFTNPYNFTNNTPAPTLQNSEETNSQNAQIHQRNNEAKLKSLIENTEEASTKKITNSKNRISWWYVFLSTIPISILGYILFTTRMKWITFFIILFYKYRKDDAVYLKAYGALLKQFARIGIPRGESQTFREYALHIDTLYNSADMQQLAFSYENAMYQQEQAAAEWKKSVHLWEVLMKKAASPPKSNGFDTVI
- a CDS encoding sigma-70 family RNA polymerase sigma factor; the protein is MKDETVYTDLIQLTLSGNKEAYSELYDKTIQEVYKTAHFLIEDKTDVDDIVQEIYIQLYESLRKYDSEKPFRPWLIGLAIKQIHSYRRKRWMRLRIVKKAEEQRKPVQMDFSSDVVSKLSNQKLIELIHKLPYKLKQVIILRYLHDYSQEEVAQILHIPIGTVKSRIHAALKKLRQKEQIEEIFLGEVGNVK